The following nucleotide sequence is from Streptomyces xiamenensis.
CTCGTCGTTCAGCTGGTAGAGGTCCAGGAGCTTGGTCACGTCGGCCGGGGTGGGTGTCGAGCGGCCCGCTTCGAGGCGGGAGAGTTTGGAGGCCGACCACTTCAGGGACTTGGCCGCGTCGTTCCCCTTGAGGCCGGCTCCCTCCCGGAGCCGCTTCAGTTCGAGACCGAGGCGTCGTCGCCGCACCACAGGGCTGGATGTTGTCACGGCAGCAGTGTGCCACCAGTTGAGGTGCCGTCATACCAAGATGCAATTGCATGAGGATGTGGTGTTGCACTCAAGCCTGCAATTGGAGCATGCTGATCTGCGACGGTGCGCATCTGCTCCATGGCGCGCTGTGATGTCGGCGCGCCGGAGAGCGCACCGCTCTTCCCTCGCCCTGGAGGTGTGATGAGGAATCCGGTGCAGGTCGGTTACCGAAAGAACGTGTACGGGTGCTCGTTAATCGCCTGCGCGGTGGAGGTGGAGCGGTGGCGGTCCGTGGCTGGGGAGGTGACCCGGGCATGGGGCGGGTCGCGGGACGCCGTCGATCTGGTGCGGTTGGGGGTCAGTGAGCTGCTCGGCGATGTGGCGAAGCATGTCGAGAACCCGCGCTGCTATCTGCGGATGACGCGGATCGGGGTGGAGGTCACGGTGCAGGTCTTCGACCGGTCGGTGCGGTTGCCGGTGCTGGGGCATCGGGCGCCCGCCTGGGGCGCCGAAAGTGGGCGCGGGTTGTGGATGCTGCGGGAGATGGCGTGCGCGTTCGGGTGTGAGCGGACCGTCCGGTGTGCCGGGAAGATCGTCTGGTTCCGGTGCGCGCTGTGAACGTCTCGACGCAGGTGTGGATGCAGACCGACGTGATCTCCGGGTGGGCGGAGGAGGGGGAGTGCCTGATGTGCGGTCGGGGTGAGGTACTGGTGATGTGGCTGGGGCCGGTCGTCGGGTTCGGGCGGAGCCGGCCGTTCCACGCCTGCGAACCGTGTGCCGTGCGCCTGGCGCGGTGGGTGCGGGGGGCCGAGCCCGAGCCCTGTGAGCCGACCGCCGCCACGCACGGGGCATCGGGGTTCTCTCGGGGGTACGAGACCGCCGTCAACGCCGTCGCGGCCGTGACCATTGCCGGGGTGCTGTCCCTCAGCGGTGTAGCGGCCGGGTTGTGTCTGGGGGCGCGGTGACGCGGCCGGTGGGCCGGGGTGTGAGACGGGCCGGGCCCGGCGTCCACAGGGTGTGGATGCCGGGCCCGGCCCGTCACGGTCGAACGGCTCTGCCGTCCCGCTCAGCTCAGAAGCGGCGGGTGATCAGGGCCTTCTTCACTTCCTGGATGGCCTTGGTGACCTCGATACCGCGCGGGCAGGCGTCCGTGCAGTTGAAGGTGGTGCGGCAACGCCACACACCGTCGCGGTCGTTGAGGATCTCCAGGCGCTGCTCGCCGCCCTCGTCCCGGGAGTCGAAGATGAAGCGGTGCGCGTTGACGATCGCCGCCGGGCCGAAGTACTGGCCGTCGTTCCAGAACACCGGGCACGAGGAGGTGCACGCGGCGCACAGGATGCACTTGGTGGTGTCGTCGAACCGCTCACGGTCCTCGGCGGACTGGAGGCGCTCGCGGGTGGGCTCGTTCCCCTTGGTGATGAGGAACGGCATCACGTCGCGGTACGCCTGGAAGAACGGGTCCATGTCGACCACGAGGTCCTTCAGGACCGTCAGACCCTTTATCGCCTCGACCAGGACCGGCTTGGTGGCCACGCCGTCCTTGATCTCGGTGATGTCCTTGATCAGGGTCTTGCAGGCCAGCCGGTTGCGGCCGTTGATGCGCATGGCGTCCGAGCCGCAGATGCCGTGGGCGCACGAGCGGCGGAACGTCAGGGTGCCGTCGTTCTCCCACTTGATCTGGTGGAGGGCGTCCAGGACGCGCTCCTTCGGATCGATGCGGATCTCGAAGTCCTGCCAGCTCGCCTCGGCCGAGACCTCCGGGTTGAACCGGCGGATCCGGAAGGTGACGGTGACGAGGTGGCTGGAGTCCTGCCCGGGGGAGGACACCTTGTCCAGTGTCGGGGTGGCCATCAGTACTTACGCTCCATCGGCTGGTAGCGGGTGACGACGACCGGCTTGTAGTCCAGCCGGATCGACTCGTTGCCCTCGGCGTCGACCTCGCGGTAAGCCATGGTGTGCCGCATGAAGTTGACGTCGTCGCGGTCGGGATAGTCCTCCCGGTAGTGGCCGCCGCGGGACTCCTTGCGGGCCAGCGCGGAGACGGCCAGGACCTCGGCCAGTTCCAGGAGGTTGCCCAGCTCCAGGGCTTCGAGCAGGTCGGTGTTGAACCGCCGGCCCTTGTCCTGGACCGAGACGTGCTGGTAGCGCTCGCGCAGGGCCGCGATGGTCTCCACGGCCTCCTTGAGCGTTTCCTCGGTGCGGAAGACCATGGCGTTCTTGTCCATGGTTTCCTGGAGTTCGCGGCGGATGTCGTGCACCCGCTCGGTGCCGGTGGACTCCCGCATCCGCTCCACCTCGGTGGACACGAACTGCTCGGGGTTCTCCGGCAGGTCGACGAAGTCGGCGGTGGCCGCGTACTCCGCCGCGGCGATGCCGGCCCGGCGGCCGAAGACGTTGATGTCCAGCAGCGAGTTGGTGCCAAGACGGTTCGCGCCGTGGACCGACACGCAGGCGACCTCGCCCGCCGCGTACAGGCCGGGGACGACGTCCGTGTTGTTCGCCAGGACCTCGCCCTCGATGTTGGTGGGGATGCCACCCATCGCGTAGTGCGCGGTCGGCTGGATCGGGATCGGGTCGGTGTACGGCTCGATGCCCAGGTAGGTGCGCGCGAACTCGGTGATGTCCGGCAGCTTCGCGTCCAGCTGCTCCGGCGGCAGGTGGGTGAGATCCAGGTAGACGTGGTCGCCGTCGGGGCCGCAGCCGCGGCCTTCCCGGATCTCGGTGTAGATCGAGCGGGAGACGACGTCACGCGACGCCAGGTCCTTCATGACGGGCGCGTACTTCTCCATGAAGCGCTCACCGTCCTTGTTCCGCAGGATGCCGCCCTCGCCGCGCGCGCCCTCGGTGAGCAGGATGCCCATCTTCCAGATGCCGGTCGGGTGGAACTGGAAGAACTCCATGTCCTCCAGCGGCAGCCCGCGCCGCCACGCCGCCGCCTGGCCGTCGCCGGTCAGGGTGTGGGCGTTGGAGGACACCTTGTAGAACTTGCCGTTGCCGCCCGAGGCGAAGACGACGGCCTTCGCCTGGAAGACGTGCAGTTCGCCGGTGGCCAGCTCGTAGGCGACGACGCCGGCGGTCTTCTTGACCCCGTCGACCTCGTTGAGCAGCAGGTCCAGGACGTAGAACTCGTTGTAGAACTCCACGCCCTCCTTGACGCAGTTCTGGTACAGCGTCTGGAGGATCATGTGCCCGGTGCGGTCGGCCGCGTAGCAGGAGCGGCGCACCGGCGCCTCACCGTGGTTGCGGCTGTGCCCGCCGAAGCGCCGCTGGTCGATGCGGCCCTCTGGGGTGCGGTTGAACGGCAGGCCCATCTTCTCCAGGTCGAGGACGGAGTCGATGGCCTCCTTCGCCAGGATCTCGGCGGCGTCCTGGTCGACCAGGTAGTCGCCGCCCTTGATGGTGTCGAAGGTGTGCCACTCCCAGTTGTCCTCCTCGACGTTGGCGAGGGCGGCGGCCATGCCGCCCTGCGCCGCGCCGGTGTGGGAGCGGGTGGGGTAGAGCTTGGTCAGTACGGCGGTACGGCTGCGCTTGGTGGCCTCGATGGCCGCGCGCATCCCGGCGCCGCCCGCACCGACGATGACGGTGTCGTACTTGTGGATCTGCATGTGTTCGTCAGCCCCGGTGCGGTCAGGTGATGTTCGGGTCGAAGGTGAAGATCACCAGCGTGCCCAGCAGGACGGTGAAGATGGTCGCCGTGTAGAGCAGCATCTTCAGCCAGAAACGGGTGTTGTCCCGCTGCGCGTAGTCGTTGATGATCGTCCGCAGCCCGTTGGCGCCGTGGAGCATGGCGAGCCACAGCATGATCAGGTCCCACGCCTGCCAGAACGGGGAGGCCCAGCGGCCGGCCACGAAGGCGAAGCTGACCTTGGAGACGCCGCCGTCCAGCACCAGCTGGATCAGCAGGTGGCCCAGCACCAGGACGACGAGCAGGATGCCGGACAGGCGCATGAACAGCCAGCCGTACAGCTCGAAGTTGGTGCGGGTGGCCTTGGGCGTCTTGCCGGTGCGGGCCCGGGGCGGCTCGATGACCGGGGCGGGGTGGTCGGCGTCGTACCCCTCGTCCACGGTGATGGAATCAGTGGAAGACATCGTGCATCAGCTCCCGAACAGCTCACGGAAGGCGTGCGAGAGGACGGGGTACGCGGCCCCCGCCATCAGCACGACCCAGACGCCCACCACGGAATACAGCATGTGCTTCTGGTAGCGGGCGCCCTTGTTCCAGAAGTCGACGGCGATGACGCGCAGGCCGTTGAGCGCATGGAAGAGGACGGCGGCGACCAGTCCGTATTCCATGAACGCGACGAGCGGCGTCTTGTACACGGCGATGGTGTCGTCGTAGGCGTCGGGGGAGACGCGCACGAGTGCGGTGTCGAGGACATGAACGAACAGGAAGAAGAACACCAGGACACCGGTGACTCGATGAGCCACCCATGACCACATGCCTTCCCGGCCGCGGTACAGCGTTCCTGCCGGCACGGAAGAACCCTCCGAAGCGATTCGGGGCCTGCGGCGGCACTCCTGTCTGTCGAAGGGTCTCCGTCGGGCCCGGCCGGGTACGGTCCACCGGCCGCCCGCCATGCTATCGACGGGGGACCCCGTGTCGGACGCGGGGTCTAGGGTGTGATCAATCGCGCATGGATCTCATCCTTTCGCGTGAGCCATCCGCTGATCCGGTTACCGTCGTGAGTATGAAAAGCACGGTATGGCGGATATGGGCGATTGTCGCCGTCGTGGGGCTGATAGCCACCGCGACGGCACTTGTCGTCACGCAGCGGTCCGACGGCGGCGACACCGCCTCGGATCATCCGGACCCCACCCAGACCTCCCCCGCGGCGAATCTGCCCGACCCCGTACTGGCGGACGGCCCCACCGGTGACCTCCAGACCGTTCCCCAGGTCACTACCTGGGAGCCGGCCGACGGCCCCGGCTGGGCCCCCTCCGACACCACCCGGGTGGTCACCGAGTCCGGCTCGGACGCCACCGGCGCCGCCGACCGGCTGGCCGACGACCTCTCCGTGGACCGCGCCGACGACGGCGCCCGCGCCTCGGACGTCCTGCTCACGATTGACCCGAACGCAGGAACGGGCCCCGAGGGATATTCCCTCACCATCCGTGACCACCAGGTCACGATCACCGCCGAGACCGGGGCCGGCGCCTTCTACGGCACCCGCACCCTCGTGCAGTCCGTGCGCGCGGACGGCGGCCTCCCCGAGGGCTCCGTCCAGGACGCCCCCGACCGCGAGCAGCGTGGCCTGATGCTGGACACGGCCCGGAAGTTCTACTCGGCCGCGTGGATCGAGGAGCGGCTGCACGAGCTGGCCGACCTCAAGCTCAACGAGTTCCACCTGCACTTCAGCGACGACCAGGGCTTCCGCATCGAGAGCGAGAGCCACCCCGAGATCGTCTCGCGGGAGCACCTCACCAAGGACGAGGTCACCTCGATCGTCGAGCTGGCCGAGTCCCTGCACATCACCGTCATCCCCGAGATCGACTCGCCCGGACACCTGGGCGCGGTGCTCGACGCCAACCCCGACCTTCAGCTCAAGCGGGCGGACGGCTCGGTCTCCGAGGGCGCCATCGACATCTCCAACCCCGACTCCGCCGCCCTCATCGACGATCTGCTGCGCGAGTACGCCCCGCTCTTCCCCGGCGCGTACTTCCACGTCGGCGGCGACGAGTACCCGGCGCTGTACGCCTCCGACCCCGAGGCCACCTACCCGAACCTGGCCCGGGCCGCCGAGGAGCAGTACGGGGCCGGGGCGACCGTACGGGACCTGGCCACCGGCTGGATCAACGACCGCGCCGCGACCGCCCGCGAGCTGGGCAAGACCCCGCAGGTGTGGAACGACGGCATGCACGCCGGCGGCAAGGTGCAGCCCAGCGAGGACCGGCAGGTCACGTACTGGACCGGCCGCGAGATCGGCGCCCGCGAGCCGCAGGAGTACCTCGACCAGGGCTTCCCTCTGATCAACCTCAACTCGGCCTATCTCTACTACGTGCTCGGCGAGCCCAACGAGTTCACCTATCCCACGGGTGAGGCCATCTACAACGAGTGGACGCCCGACGTGGTGCGCGGCTCCACCGCGCTGCCCGAGGGCCAGGGCGGCCCGCAGAACGTGCTCGGCGCCCGCTTCGCGATCTGGTGCGACCTTGCCGACGCCCAGACCCCCGAGCAGGTCGCCGAGGGCATCCGGCTCCCGCTGGCCGCCATGGCGCAGAAGACCTGGCACGCCGGGGAACCCAGCGGCACCTGGGCGGAGTTCACCCAGCGGGTGGATGACGTCGGATGAGGGTGGGCTAGTCTCGGGCCCACAGAAAATGATCATGGTCGGCGTGCCGGGCGGACCGCCCGGGGCGCCGATGGCAGCCAGGGCCGCCACCCCCCACAGGAGAGGCCCCGGCTGCCGCGGCGGACCCACGCCTGGCGGGGCTCGGGTCCGCACCTCGTACAGCGTGCAACGGCCGGTTTCTGTTACCGGGTGGATACGTACAGATGCGCCATGGACTGAGCAGCACGGGAAGCGTAGCGTTCGGTATCCACAGCGCACAGTTACCAGCTCTGGAAACAGAACGGCGAAGAGTGCGGCGTGGAGGCCGCTAAGGGGGGCCGGAGTGCAGGCGCAGGTTCACTCGCAGGACCAGGTTCACGAACAGGTGGGGGAACCACGGCGGCGACCCGACCGCGCGGTGGTGGCCGACCGCCGGCTCACCGCCGCGGTACAGGCCGCGCAGGAGGGTGACGAGAGCGCCTTCCGCCAGGTCTTCCACGCGGTCCATCCACGGTTACTGGGCTACGTGCGCACCATGGTCACCGGTCCCGACGCCGAGGACGTGACCGCCGAGGCCTGGCTGCACATATCCCGGGACCTGTCGCGCTTCAGCGGCGACGCCGACCGGTTCCGCGGCTGGACCCACCGGATCGCGCGCAACCGCGCCCTGGACCACCTGCGGGCACGCGGGCGGCGTCCCCAGGAGTGCGGGGTGGAGGACGCCGGACTGATCGAGCTGCCGGCCGGGGTGGACACCGCCGAGGCCGCCATGGAGGCCGTTGCCACCTCCCGCGTCTTCGACCTGGTCGCCACCCTCCCCAGGGAGCAGGCGGGCGCCGTCGTGCTGCGCGCCATGCTGGGCCTGGACGCCAAGCGGGCCGCCGTCGTGCTGGGCTGCCGCCCCGGCGCGGTGCGCACCGCCACCCACCGGGGGCTGCGCCGGCTCGCCCAACTGGTCGCCGAGCGGCCCGAGCACGAGCCGGCGGGCGCGTCGCTTCCCGCCTCCCCGGCTGTTCAGCAGGCCAGGGGAGCGTCCTCGGCGGCCTCCGGGGCACCCGCCGTTCCGGCCCCGGTAACGAAATCCGGGCGCGCGGCGCAGTAAGAGGCAGGCCGACTGGTCATCGGCCCCGGGTCGACCCGAGGTCCCCCCGTACCTCTGGGTAGGCCCCTCGCGCGGGCGGGGTAGCTTTCCCCCTAGCCCCGTCCGCGCACTCCCTCCTCCACGCCGCTCCGACTCCTCCGCTCCTTCCCCGCGCGGTGCGGCGCTCGTTAAAGTCCCTGCCATGACGCGTGAGTCTGAGTCGGGCAAGCCGATCGATCCGGTATACGGCCCGGAAGCTCTCAAGGGCTGGGATCCAGCCGAAAAACTCGGCACCCCGGGCAGCTATCCGTACACCCGCGGTGTCTATCCCTCCATGTACACCGGCCGGCCGTGGACCATGCGCCAGTACGCCGGCTTCGGCACCGCAACCGAGTCCAACGCCCGCTACCGGCAGCTGATCGCCAACGGCACCATGGGCCTGTCCGTCGCCTTCGACCTGCCCACCCAGATGGGGCACGACTCGGACGCCCCGATCGCGCACGGCGAGGTCGGCAAGGTCGGGGTCGCCATCGACTCCATCGACGACATGCGGGTCCTGTTCGACGGCATTCCGCTGGGCGAGGTCTCCACCTCGATGACCATCAACGCCCCCGCCGCGCTGCTCCTGCTGCTCTACCAACTGGTGGCGGAGGAACAGGGAGTGCCGCCCGAGCGGCTCACCGGCACCATCCAGAACGACGTGCTCAAGGAGTACATCGCCCGCGGCACCTACATCTTCCCGCCCAAGCCCTCGCTGCGGCTGGTGTCGGACATCTTCCGCTACTGCAAGGCGGAGCTGCCCAAGTGGAACACCATCTCCATCTCCGGCTACCACATGGCCGAGGCCGGGGCGACGCCCGCGCAGGAGATCGCGTTCACGCTGGCGGACGGCATCGAGTACGTGCGCACCGCCGTCGCCGCCGGGATGGCCGTGGACGACTTCGCGCCCCGGCTGTCGTTCTTCTTCGTGGCGCGCACCACCATACTGGAGGAAATCGCCAAGTTCCGGGCCGCGCGCCGGATCTGGGCCCGCGTGATGCGCGAGGAGTTCGGCGCGGAGAACCCCAAGTCGCTCATGCTGCGCTTCCACACCCAGACCGCCGGGGTCCAGCTCACCGCGCAGCAGCCGGAGGTGAACCTGGTGCGGGTCGCCGTCCAGGCGCTGGGCGCGGTGCTCGGCGGCACCCAGTCGCTGCACACCAACTCCTACGACGAGGCCATCGCGCTGCCCACCGACAAGTCGGCCCGCTTGGCGCTGCGCACCCAGCAGGTGCTCGCGTACGAGACCGATGTGACCGCCACCGTCGACCCGTTCGCCGGCT
It contains:
- a CDS encoding ATP-binding protein, which codes for MRNPVQVGYRKNVYGCSLIACAVEVERWRSVAGEVTRAWGGSRDAVDLVRLGVSELLGDVAKHVENPRCYLRMTRIGVEVTVQVFDRSVRLPVLGHRAPAWGAESGRGLWMLREMACAFGCERTVRCAGKIVWFRCAL
- a CDS encoding succinate dehydrogenase iron-sulfur subunit — translated: MATPTLDKVSSPGQDSSHLVTVTFRIRRFNPEVSAEASWQDFEIRIDPKERVLDALHQIKWENDGTLTFRRSCAHGICGSDAMRINGRNRLACKTLIKDITEIKDGVATKPVLVEAIKGLTVLKDLVVDMDPFFQAYRDVMPFLITKGNEPTRERLQSAEDRERFDDTTKCILCAACTSSCPVFWNDGQYFGPAAIVNAHRFIFDSRDEGGEQRLEILNDRDGVWRCRTTFNCTDACPRGIEVTKAIQEVKKALITRRF
- the sdhA gene encoding succinate dehydrogenase flavoprotein subunit, whose product is MQIHKYDTVIVGAGGAGMRAAIEATKRSRTAVLTKLYPTRSHTGAAQGGMAAALANVEEDNWEWHTFDTIKGGDYLVDQDAAEILAKEAIDSVLDLEKMGLPFNRTPEGRIDQRRFGGHSRNHGEAPVRRSCYAADRTGHMILQTLYQNCVKEGVEFYNEFYVLDLLLNEVDGVKKTAGVVAYELATGELHVFQAKAVVFASGGNGKFYKVSSNAHTLTGDGQAAAWRRGLPLEDMEFFQFHPTGIWKMGILLTEGARGEGGILRNKDGERFMEKYAPVMKDLASRDVVSRSIYTEIREGRGCGPDGDHVYLDLTHLPPEQLDAKLPDITEFARTYLGIEPYTDPIPIQPTAHYAMGGIPTNIEGEVLANNTDVVPGLYAAGEVACVSVHGANRLGTNSLLDINVFGRRAGIAAAEYAATADFVDLPENPEQFVSTEVERMRESTGTERVHDIRRELQETMDKNAMVFRTEETLKEAVETIAALRERYQHVSVQDKGRRFNTDLLEALELGNLLELAEVLAVSALARKESRGGHYREDYPDRDDVNFMRHTMAYREVDAEGNESIRLDYKPVVVTRYQPMERKY
- a CDS encoding succinate dehydrogenase hydrophobic membrane anchor subunit; translated protein: MSSTDSITVDEGYDADHPAPVIEPPRARTGKTPKATRTNFELYGWLFMRLSGILLVVLVLGHLLIQLVLDGGVSKVSFAFVAGRWASPFWQAWDLIMLWLAMLHGANGLRTIINDYAQRDNTRFWLKMLLYTATIFTVLLGTLVIFTFDPNIT
- the sdhC gene encoding succinate dehydrogenase, cytochrome b556 subunit — encoded protein: MPAGTLYRGREGMWSWVAHRVTGVLVFFFLFVHVLDTALVRVSPDAYDDTIAVYKTPLVAFMEYGLVAAVLFHALNGLRVIAVDFWNKGARYQKHMLYSVVGVWVVLMAGAAYPVLSHAFRELFGS
- a CDS encoding family 20 glycosylhydrolase, whose amino-acid sequence is MKSTVWRIWAIVAVVGLIATATALVVTQRSDGGDTASDHPDPTQTSPAANLPDPVLADGPTGDLQTVPQVTTWEPADGPGWAPSDTTRVVTESGSDATGAADRLADDLSVDRADDGARASDVLLTIDPNAGTGPEGYSLTIRDHQVTITAETGAGAFYGTRTLVQSVRADGGLPEGSVQDAPDREQRGLMLDTARKFYSAAWIEERLHELADLKLNEFHLHFSDDQGFRIESESHPEIVSREHLTKDEVTSIVELAESLHITVIPEIDSPGHLGAVLDANPDLQLKRADGSVSEGAIDISNPDSAALIDDLLREYAPLFPGAYFHVGGDEYPALYASDPEATYPNLARAAEEQYGAGATVRDLATGWINDRAATARELGKTPQVWNDGMHAGGKVQPSEDRQVTYWTGREIGAREPQEYLDQGFPLINLNSAYLYYVLGEPNEFTYPTGEAIYNEWTPDVVRGSTALPEGQGGPQNVLGARFAIWCDLADAQTPEQVAEGIRLPLAAMAQKTWHAGEPSGTWAEFTQRVDDVG
- a CDS encoding RNA polymerase sigma factor: MVADRRLTAAVQAAQEGDESAFRQVFHAVHPRLLGYVRTMVTGPDAEDVTAEAWLHISRDLSRFSGDADRFRGWTHRIARNRALDHLRARGRRPQECGVEDAGLIELPAGVDTAEAAMEAVATSRVFDLVATLPREQAGAVVLRAMLGLDAKRAAVVLGCRPGAVRTATHRGLRRLAQLVAERPEHEPAGASLPASPAVQQARGASSAASGAPAVPAPVTKSGRAAQ
- a CDS encoding acyl-CoA mutase large subunit family protein, whose amino-acid sequence is MTRESESGKPIDPVYGPEALKGWDPAEKLGTPGSYPYTRGVYPSMYTGRPWTMRQYAGFGTATESNARYRQLIANGTMGLSVAFDLPTQMGHDSDAPIAHGEVGKVGVAIDSIDDMRVLFDGIPLGEVSTSMTINAPAALLLLLYQLVAEEQGVPPERLTGTIQNDVLKEYIARGTYIFPPKPSLRLVSDIFRYCKAELPKWNTISISGYHMAEAGATPAQEIAFTLADGIEYVRTAVAAGMAVDDFAPRLSFFFVARTTILEEIAKFRAARRIWARVMREEFGAENPKSLMLRFHTQTAGVQLTAQQPEVNLVRVAVQALGAVLGGTQSLHTNSYDEAIALPTDKSARLALRTQQVLAYETDVTATVDPFAGSYVMESMTDDVENAAVELLERIEERGGAVAAIEQGFQKTEIERSAYRVALETDAGERVVVGVNRFQLAEEEPYEPLRVDPAIEAQQAARLAALRAERDQPAVDGALAALRAAAEDPRANVLYPMKEALRARATVGEVCNTLREVWGAYIPSETF